A portion of the Falsibacillus albus genome contains these proteins:
- a CDS encoding putative holin-like toxin, whose product MISASDTLQIMILFASLVVSIIAVAQKKK is encoded by the coding sequence ATGATTTCGGCTTCAGACACACTTCAAATTATGATACTTTTCGCATCATTGGTCGTATCAATCATTGCGGTTGCGCAAAAAAAGAAGTAA
- a CDS encoding lactoylglutathione lyase family protein — translation MKNKVYPRSFSHVGISVPDIEKAVKFYTEVLGWYVIMEPSEVQEDDSAIGIMCTDVFGPGWGSFKIAHLSTVDKIGIEIFEFPNNEKPENNFEFWKTGVFHIAVQDPDIEGLAKKIVEYGGKQRMPIREYYPGEKPFKMVYCEDPFGVLIEIYTHSYEMTYSQGSY, via the coding sequence ATGAAAAACAAAGTTTATCCAAGGTCATTTTCACATGTAGGAATTTCTGTACCAGATATAGAAAAAGCAGTGAAATTTTATACGGAGGTATTGGGCTGGTACGTAATCATGGAGCCCTCAGAAGTTCAAGAAGACGACAGTGCCATTGGAATAATGTGCACGGATGTATTCGGCCCGGGCTGGGGGAGTTTTAAAATCGCACATTTATCGACCGTCGATAAAATCGGAATTGAAATATTTGAGTTCCCAAATAATGAAAAGCCGGAGAACAACTTTGAATTCTGGAAGACCGGTGTATTTCATATCGCTGTCCAAGATCCTGATATTGAAGGATTGGCAAAAAAAATCGTTGAATACGGCGGGAAGCAGCGAATGCCAATAAGAGAATATTATCCAGGAGAAAAGCCATTCAAGATGGTTTACTGCGAAGATCCGTTCGGTGTGTTGATCGAGATATACACACATAGCTATGAAATGACTTATTCGCAAGGGTCTTATTAA
- a CDS encoding SDR family oxidoreductase, translating into MEGKEILEELFNLKDKVAIVTGGGRGLGKEMAIALAEAGAKVVVCSRNLPACEEVKTLLENSGTEALAVSCDIQLKEDIQKVIDLTLEKFNRIDILINNSGTSWTGPFTEIPEEKWDKVMDVNVKGTFLFSQEAAKIMMKQKSGKIINIASVSGFGGTPTVVMNTVPYNTSKGAVITFTKDLAVKLARHNIQVNAIAPGFFPTKITQELFKEQGDQLKYMIPSERFGQAEDLKGAAIFLASNASNYINGHVLVIDGGIRALV; encoded by the coding sequence ATGGAGGGAAAAGAAATTTTAGAAGAATTATTCAATTTAAAAGATAAAGTTGCCATCGTTACCGGCGGTGGGAGAGGTTTAGGGAAAGAAATGGCGATTGCCTTGGCAGAAGCGGGTGCAAAAGTGGTGGTTTGTTCCAGAAACTTGCCTGCTTGCGAAGAAGTGAAAACATTACTCGAAAACAGTGGTACGGAAGCTCTTGCCGTATCATGTGACATCCAATTAAAGGAAGACATTCAAAAGGTCATCGATCTAACTTTAGAAAAATTTAATCGTATCGATATCTTAATCAATAATAGCGGGACATCCTGGACAGGACCTTTTACGGAAATTCCCGAGGAAAAATGGGACAAGGTCATGGATGTAAATGTAAAGGGAACGTTTTTATTTTCCCAGGAAGCAGCAAAAATTATGATGAAGCAAAAATCCGGAAAGATTATCAATATTGCGTCCGTTTCAGGTTTTGGAGGAACTCCGACTGTTGTAATGAATACGGTTCCTTACAACACGAGCAAAGGAGCGGTCATCACCTTCACCAAAGATTTAGCCGTGAAATTGGCCAGGCATAATATTCAAGTGAATGCAATAGCCCCTGGTTTTTTCCCTACCAAGATCACGCAGGAATTGTTCAAAGAACAGGGCGACCAATTGAAGTACATGATTCCATCAGAACGCTTTGGGCAAGCAGAAGACTTGAAGGGTGCTGCTATTTTCCTTGCATCCAATGCATCCAACTATATCAATGGACACGTTCTTGTCATTGATGGCGGAATCAGGGCGCTGGTATAA
- a CDS encoding alpha/beta fold hydrolase, whose protein sequence is MWTELDRWEGFLQTLAETKEWHPNHPRESIWRKGKSILWHYWSFDKSKHTPIFLLYSHINKPSILDLAREYSMVIGLVEEGYDVYLLDFGEPDGEDKDLGLEDYIFDYIDPAIDKVLQHSQSRTLSLMGFCLGGTLAAIYAAFKPYRVKNLILMVTPINFDAIDNYSQWQKALKNDEINFEELINMVGIIPANFVKAGMRLYTAPVYFSPYLALLNKAYDPEYREFWYRFNQWTNDHIPLTGAFLIDILNVFIKKNSLINGNLVLRTFPIQLSNIHSNIYMLNAKYDELVPTQLSYPLLELVSSPDKVFIEVEGGHASIIKKNIPPSLIDWLEKRSL, encoded by the coding sequence TTGTGGACAGAATTAGACCGATGGGAAGGCTTTCTACAGACACTGGCTGAAACAAAAGAATGGCATCCCAATCACCCGAGGGAATCCATTTGGCGAAAAGGAAAAAGCATACTTTGGCATTACTGGTCGTTTGATAAATCCAAACATACACCAATTTTTTTGTTGTATTCTCATATAAACAAACCATCGATTTTGGATCTTGCACGTGAATATAGTATGGTCATCGGCTTGGTTGAAGAGGGCTATGACGTGTATCTTCTCGATTTCGGTGAGCCCGATGGAGAAGACAAGGATTTGGGGCTGGAGGACTATATTTTCGATTATATCGACCCTGCTATTGATAAAGTACTTCAGCATAGCCAGAGCCGAACACTTTCACTCATGGGATTTTGTTTAGGAGGAACGCTGGCTGCAATCTACGCTGCCTTCAAGCCATACCGCGTTAAAAACTTGATCTTGATGGTGACCCCGATCAATTTCGATGCAATCGATAATTATAGTCAATGGCAAAAAGCATTGAAAAATGATGAAATCAATTTTGAGGAACTGATCAACATGGTCGGAATCATCCCTGCCAATTTCGTAAAAGCAGGAATGCGACTATACACAGCACCAGTCTATTTTTCTCCTTATCTAGCACTGTTGAACAAAGCATATGATCCAGAATACAGAGAATTTTGGTATCGCTTCAATCAATGGACAAATGATCATATCCCCCTGACCGGCGCATTTCTGATTGACATATTGAATGTATTTATCAAAAAAAATTCATTGATCAATGGCAACCTCGTCCTTCGAACTTTCCCGATACAGTTATCCAATATCCATTCGAATATCTATATGTTGAATGCAAAATACGATGAGTTAGTTCCCACTCAATTAAGCTATCCTCTGCTCGAACTTGTATCAAGCCCAGACAAAGTCTTTATAGAAGTTGAAGGGGGCCATGCGAGCATCATCAAAAAAAATATTCCTCCTTCACTCATCGATTGGCTAGAAAAGCGCTCATTATAA
- a CDS encoding AlkZ-related protein, translated as MNQYHVNTFKEAYGLIKELGILPLANLIPDYPSMESITDKSSWHTGSEADPWLWRARFPSEGLAAYGKFIKKKNVLISKEFLPYVHAVLGSNRSIKARYEAGLLSREASLLFNTIRENEGIDTRLLRKTAGMSDKEDKKKFDRGLVELQSSLDIVISGTKMKMNEEGEKNGWSSTSFESMSHWAQNQDIPLKKVDKEKAKKFLLNHFEAHSTENGMKFLDKIFGLSKIESNSL; from the coding sequence TTGAACCAGTATCACGTCAATACATTCAAGGAAGCTTATGGATTGATAAAAGAGCTTGGCATCCTACCACTGGCTAATTTGATACCTGACTATCCCTCGATGGAAAGCATTACTGATAAGTCTAGCTGGCATACGGGTTCGGAAGCAGATCCGTGGCTTTGGCGGGCAAGATTTCCTTCTGAAGGACTTGCAGCTTATGGGAAATTTATTAAAAAGAAAAACGTGCTGATTTCCAAAGAATTTCTCCCCTATGTCCATGCTGTTTTGGGAAGCAATCGTTCAATCAAGGCACGCTATGAAGCAGGGCTTCTTTCACGTGAAGCATCATTACTTTTTAATACAATTCGTGAAAATGAAGGAATTGATACACGTTTATTAAGGAAAACTGCAGGTATGTCCGATAAAGAGGATAAAAAGAAATTCGATCGAGGTTTAGTTGAATTGCAAAGTTCCTTGGATATCGTCATTTCTGGAACTAAAATGAAAATGAATGAAGAAGGAGAAAAGAATGGATGGAGCAGTACATCCTTTGAATCGATGTCTCATTGGGCACAAAATCAAGATATCCCATTGAAGAAAGTGGATAAAGAAAAAGCAAAAAAATTTTTGCTTAACCATTTTGAAGCACATTCTACGGAAAATGGAATGAAATTTTTAGATAAGATATTCGGTCTTTCGAAAATTGAAAGCAATAGCCTTTGA
- a CDS encoding DinB family protein: MNKKQIIEKKSAIAQWSSSLKTISEENWYQSFREGSWGIADVISHFITWDEFIMKHRLDYLIKDKPLPIFHVDVQAMNKEAMHFARSGIDKDDLIDEFVKVRKELVALIESIPEEKFNKVVWIGKREMTLSNYFEGLIEHDEKHKQEIDESINYVYYL, translated from the coding sequence ATGAACAAGAAGCAAATAATTGAAAAGAAATCAGCTATTGCACAATGGAGTAGTAGTTTAAAAACAATATCAGAAGAGAATTGGTATCAGTCTTTTAGAGAGGGATCATGGGGAATAGCAGATGTCATTTCCCACTTCATCACATGGGATGAATTCATTATGAAACATCGTTTGGATTACTTGATAAAGGATAAACCGCTGCCGATCTTCCATGTTGACGTTCAAGCTATGAATAAAGAGGCCATGCACTTTGCGAGATCTGGAATCGATAAAGATGATCTTATTGATGAGTTTGTAAAGGTTAGAAAAGAGCTTGTAGCCTTAATCGAAAGCATTCCAGAAGAGAAATTCAATAAAGTTGTATGGATTGGCAAGAGGGAGATGACATTAAGCAATTATTTTGAAGGGTTAATAGAGCATGATGAAAAGCATAAGCAGGAAATAGATGAATCGATTAACTATGTTTACTACCTATGA
- the tsaA gene encoding tRNA (N6-threonylcarbamoyladenosine(37)-N6)-methyltransferase TrmO, producing MDITIKPIAYVQNDRRAVEDDDWGSVESIIELSPEYDESSLRNIEDFSHLEIIFYFNQVPDNKIETKARHPRNNADFPQVGIFAQRGKNRPNKLGLTTVQLLEHRERTLKVKGLDAIDGTPIIDIKPVMKEFLPKGDIHQPDWTHDIMKKYW from the coding sequence ATGGATATTACCATTAAGCCAATCGCATATGTGCAAAATGATCGGAGAGCAGTAGAGGATGATGACTGGGGCTCTGTGGAGTCCATAATTGAATTGTCACCGGAGTATGATGAATCTTCATTAAGGAATATTGAAGACTTTTCGCATCTGGAAATTATTTTTTATTTTAATCAAGTTCCCGACAATAAAATAGAAACAAAAGCGAGGCATCCTCGAAACAATGCAGATTTTCCTCAGGTAGGCATCTTTGCTCAAAGGGGGAAGAATCGGCCGAACAAACTCGGGCTGACAACGGTTCAACTATTGGAACACAGAGAAAGAACTTTGAAGGTGAAAGGACTCGATGCCATTGATGGCACTCCGATCATCGATATTAAACCAGTAATGAAAGAATTCCTTCCTAAAGGAGACATCCATCAACCGGATTGGACCCATGACATCATGAAAAAATATTGGTAG
- a CDS encoding phosphotransferase: MNQLLSNEMILADLLKTCKVNWGWNVVEATPINRGWLNLKWKIKTDNETVLLKQYNKNRLLKYNLKELSFSFSQQMRLRDAGFTCPRFKSMNGRIFQESQQGERFVAMEFCNGSLRVPGSLNEHEMFDLGKTTGRMHRLLNEHFPIQKIQPAFIPPTREERIAHWENVRKQVIQKCKPELTPYIEQQIIQTGQLDLDLLNIGDTGWAHRDLWVDNLLFSHNQVSAVLDFDRLKFDHLPLDVGRAVISGAMTDDGLNISCANAFMKGYREERIVGEGYLTSALKLLWYMESIWWITSDMDKHTVPPARFAHEMIWLGENLARLDEMLEGI; encoded by the coding sequence ATGAATCAATTATTATCCAATGAGATGATACTGGCAGACCTGTTGAAAACCTGCAAAGTGAACTGGGGATGGAATGTAGTAGAAGCCACCCCAATAAATCGAGGCTGGTTGAATCTAAAATGGAAGATAAAAACAGATAATGAAACAGTTTTATTAAAGCAATACAACAAAAACCGATTATTAAAATACAATCTTAAAGAACTGTCATTTTCATTTAGTCAACAAATGCGGCTGCGGGACGCAGGATTTACATGCCCACGATTTAAATCAATGAATGGAAGAATATTTCAGGAGTCACAACAAGGGGAACGATTCGTGGCAATGGAATTTTGTAATGGCAGTTTACGGGTTCCGGGTTCATTAAACGAACATGAGATGTTTGATTTGGGTAAAACGACGGGCCGAATGCACAGGCTGCTAAATGAACATTTTCCCATACAAAAAATCCAGCCTGCATTCATTCCTCCAACAAGGGAGGAAAGAATCGCCCATTGGGAAAATGTGAGGAAGCAGGTGATCCAAAAGTGCAAGCCGGAGCTTACACCTTACATAGAACAGCAAATCATCCAAACCGGACAGCTCGATCTCGATTTGCTTAATATAGGGGATACTGGCTGGGCTCATCGTGATCTATGGGTAGATAACCTATTATTCTCACATAATCAGGTATCCGCTGTTTTAGATTTTGACCGTTTGAAATTTGACCATCTTCCATTGGATGTCGGGAGGGCTGTCATTTCAGGCGCAATGACCGATGATGGGCTGAACATTTCTTGTGCAAATGCTTTTATGAAGGGATATCGGGAAGAACGAATCGTAGGGGAAGGATACTTAACCAGTGCTTTGAAACTGCTATGGTACATGGAGAGCATTTGGTGGATTACGTCTGATATGGATAAGCACACAGTGCCGCCAGCACGGTTCGCTCATGAAATGATCTGGCTGGGTGAAAATCTCGCTCGACTCGATGAGATGCTTGAAGGCATTTGA